One Actinomadura viridis genomic region harbors:
- a CDS encoding MBL fold metallo-hydrolase, with translation MIEIVPIETPALGDRSYLVTDGEVAFVVDPQRDIDRFLTLAAERGVRITHVFETHIHNDYVTGGLALARETGAEYHVGAGDDVAFDRRPVADGDVVEIGAGMRVRALATPGHTFTHLSYALEAPGRAPAVFTGGSLLYGSTGRPDLLGPDHTHELVRAQYGSARRLARELPDETEVYPTHGFGSFCSSTQSDAGSSTLGQEKLGNPVLTLDEHEYVESLLAGLDAYPAYYAHMGPANAAGPGAPDLSPPRRADAAELRRRIEAGEWVVDLRTRTAFAAGHLAGALNFGLDGSFATYLGWVIPWGTPLTLLGETAEDVATAQRELVRIGIDRPEAAATGGPADWVGEDTPRTLPTATFEQLGEVRHHRPVVVLDVRRDLERKESHIEGSVHIPLQDLPRRTAEIPDGEVWVHCASGYRASIAASILAAAGRRVVTVDDGYRPEIASALPLTGTP, from the coding sequence ATGATCGAGATCGTCCCGATCGAGACCCCCGCCCTGGGCGACCGCAGCTACCTCGTCACCGACGGCGAGGTGGCCTTCGTGGTCGATCCGCAGCGCGACATCGACCGGTTCCTCACCCTGGCGGCCGAACGCGGCGTGCGGATCACCCACGTCTTCGAGACGCACATCCACAACGACTACGTGACCGGCGGGCTCGCGCTGGCCAGGGAGACCGGTGCCGAGTACCACGTCGGCGCCGGCGACGACGTGGCCTTCGACCGCCGCCCGGTGGCCGACGGAGACGTGGTCGAGATCGGCGCGGGCATGCGGGTCCGGGCGCTGGCCACCCCCGGGCACACCTTCACCCACCTGTCGTACGCCCTGGAGGCGCCCGGCCGCGCGCCGGCGGTGTTCACCGGCGGCTCGCTGCTGTACGGGTCGACCGGACGGCCCGACCTGCTGGGCCCCGACCACACCCACGAACTGGTGCGCGCCCAGTACGGCTCCGCCCGGCGCCTCGCGCGGGAGCTGCCCGACGAGACCGAGGTGTACCCGACCCACGGCTTCGGCAGCTTCTGCTCGTCCACCCAGTCGGACGCCGGTTCCTCCACCCTCGGGCAGGAGAAACTGGGCAACCCCGTACTGACCCTGGACGAGCACGAGTACGTCGAGTCGCTGCTGGCCGGGCTGGACGCCTACCCCGCGTACTACGCGCACATGGGCCCGGCCAACGCCGCCGGGCCGGGAGCGCCCGACCTGTCCCCGCCGCGCCGGGCCGACGCCGCCGAGCTGCGCCGCCGGATCGAGGCCGGGGAATGGGTGGTGGACCTGCGCACCCGGACCGCGTTCGCGGCCGGACACCTGGCCGGCGCCCTCAACTTCGGGCTGGACGGCAGCTTCGCCACGTACCTGGGCTGGGTGATCCCCTGGGGGACCCCGCTGACGCTGCTCGGCGAGACGGCCGAGGACGTCGCGACCGCCCAGCGCGAGCTGGTCCGGATCGGCATCGACCGGCCCGAGGCCGCGGCGACCGGCGGACCGGCCGACTGGGTCGGGGAGGACACGCCCCGCACCCTGCCGACCGCCACGTTCGAGCAGCTCGGCGAGGTCCGGCACCACCGGCCGGTGGTCGTGCTGGACGTGCGCCGCGACCTGGAGCGCAAGGAGTCCCACATCGAGGGCTCCGTCCACATCCCGCTGCAGGACCTGCCGCGGCGGACCGCGGAGATCCCGGACGGCGAGGTCTGGGTGCACTGCGCGAGCGGCTACCGGGCCTCGATCGCCGCCTCGATCCTCGCCGCCGCCGGCCGGCGCGTGGTGACCGTCGACGACGGCTACCGCCCGGAGATCGCCTCCGCCCTCCCCCTGACCGGCACGCCCTGA
- a CDS encoding rhodanese-like domain-containing protein: MSTTPTMDAFTLRQRLASPHAPRLLDVRTPAEYAAVHIPGSANVPLDDLPEHGAELRRRLRDDDVVVLICRTGGRAARAERVLAEAGLSGLHVLDGGILAWQEAGSPVDRGRRRWDLERQVRLVAGSLVLAGVLGGLAVPALTWLAAAIGAGLVVAALTNTCAMGLLLSKLPFNRAASCDVETAVRRLARDGASR; the protein is encoded by the coding sequence ATGAGCACGACCCCGACCATGGACGCCTTCACCCTGCGGCAGCGGCTCGCCTCCCCGCACGCGCCGCGGCTGCTGGACGTGCGCACCCCGGCCGAGTACGCCGCCGTCCACATCCCCGGATCCGCCAACGTCCCTCTCGACGACCTCCCCGAGCACGGCGCCGAGCTGCGCCGCCGGCTGCGCGACGACGACGTCGTCGTGCTGATCTGCCGGACGGGCGGCCGCGCCGCCCGCGCCGAGCGCGTTCTGGCCGAGGCCGGGCTGTCCGGCCTGCACGTCCTGGACGGCGGCATCCTCGCCTGGCAGGAGGCGGGCTCCCCGGTCGACCGCGGCCGGCGCCGCTGGGACCTCGAACGGCAGGTCCGCCTGGTCGCCGGAAGCCTGGTGCTGGCCGGCGTGCTGGGCGGCCTGGCCGTACCGGCCCTGACATGGCTGGCCGCCGCGATCGGCGCCGGGCTGGTCGTCGCGGCGCTGACCAACACCTGCGCCATGGGCCTGCTGCTGTCGAAGCTGCCGTTCAACCGGGCCGCGTCCTGCGACGTCGAGACGGCCGTACGGCGGCTGGCCCGTGACGGTGCCTCCCGGTGA
- a CDS encoding dihydrofolate reductase family protein: protein MSRLVLDVSVSLDGFTTGPDVREEEPMGDGGERLHEWHAGKGPDGGVDLGVVREDTAVGAVLIGRRTFDLGLGPWGGTPWPGVPSFVVTHRTREDLRGDNGGTFAFDGLKAAARRAKDAAGDKEVWVLGADVARQLLRAGLLDEVRIHLVPVLLGEGTRLFAGERAELVPVGKPVAGAVTHLRYRVSKP from the coding sequence ATGAGCAGGTTGGTGCTGGACGTGTCGGTGTCCCTGGACGGATTCACCACCGGGCCGGACGTCCGGGAGGAGGAGCCGATGGGGGACGGCGGCGAACGGCTGCACGAGTGGCACGCGGGGAAGGGGCCGGACGGCGGGGTCGACCTCGGCGTCGTGCGGGAGGACACGGCGGTCGGAGCCGTCCTGATCGGGCGGCGTACCTTCGACCTCGGCCTGGGGCCCTGGGGCGGCACGCCGTGGCCCGGCGTCCCGAGCTTCGTGGTCACCCACCGGACCAGGGAGGACCTTCGCGGCGACAACGGCGGGACGTTCGCGTTCGACGGGCTGAAGGCCGCGGCCCGGCGTGCCAAGGATGCCGCCGGGGACAAGGAGGTCTGGGTGCTGGGCGCCGACGTCGCCCGGCAGCTGCTCAGGGCGGGACTGCTCGACGAGGTGCGCATCCACCTCGTCCCCGTGCTGCTGGGGGAGGGCACGCGGCTGTTCGCCGGGGAGCGGGCCGAGCTGGTCCCGGTGGGGAAGCCCGTCGCCGGGGCCGTGACGCACCTGCGCTACCGCGTCTCGAAGCCCTGA
- a CDS encoding FAD-dependent oxidoreductase, whose translation MSLPILLTVDDDPSVSRAVARDLRRRYGRDYRVMRAGSGADALDALREIKLRGETVAAILADYRMPRMNGIEFLEQAMDLFPHARRALLTAYADTEAAIQAINVVDVDHYLLKPWDPPEEKLYPVVDALVETWRAVGDRSVEEIKVVGHRWSEPSYRVRDFLARNAVPYRWYSVDEPEGRRLLEAAAAGPDDIPVVITPDGQALSRPSGTEIASAAGLSTDPAGEFYDLIVVGGGPAGLGAAVYGASEGLRTVLVEKKATGGQAGQSSRIENYLGFPDGVSGAQLTDRARRQARKFGAEVLTARGVVALETRGSARVVRFEDGSEIAAHSIVLATGVMYRALDAEGCADLTGRGVYYGSASTEAQACEDEDVYIVGGANSAGQAAVFFSRHARSVTLLVRGKDLAQSMSHYLIEQIRAIDNIDVRLRTSVVAARGDRHLEELTLCEAGSGRTETVPTGHVFVFIGAAPHTDWLGDTLTRDAHGFVCTGPDLLVEGHRPAGWTLDRDPYYLESSVPGVFVAGDVRAQSVKRVASAVGEGAMAVTLVHRYLEER comes from the coding sequence ATGAGCTTGCCGATCCTGCTGACCGTCGACGACGACCCGTCGGTGTCCCGTGCCGTCGCACGCGATCTGCGGCGCCGCTACGGGCGGGACTACCGCGTGATGCGGGCGGGCTCGGGCGCCGACGCGCTGGACGCCCTGCGCGAGATCAAGCTGCGCGGCGAGACGGTCGCGGCGATCCTGGCCGACTACCGGATGCCCCGGATGAACGGGATCGAGTTCCTGGAGCAGGCGATGGACCTGTTCCCGCACGCCCGCCGAGCCCTGCTGACCGCGTACGCCGACACCGAGGCCGCCATCCAGGCGATCAACGTGGTGGACGTCGACCACTACCTGCTCAAGCCCTGGGACCCGCCGGAGGAGAAGCTCTACCCGGTGGTGGACGCGCTGGTGGAGACCTGGCGGGCGGTCGGCGACCGGTCGGTGGAGGAGATCAAGGTCGTCGGGCACCGCTGGTCCGAGCCGTCCTACCGGGTCCGCGACTTCCTGGCCCGCAACGCGGTCCCGTACCGCTGGTACTCGGTGGACGAGCCGGAGGGGCGGCGGCTGCTGGAGGCCGCGGCGGCCGGGCCCGACGACATCCCGGTGGTGATCACCCCGGACGGGCAGGCGCTGTCGCGGCCGTCCGGCACCGAGATCGCCTCGGCGGCGGGGCTGTCCACCGACCCGGCCGGCGAGTTCTACGACCTCATCGTGGTCGGCGGCGGCCCGGCCGGGCTGGGCGCGGCGGTGTACGGGGCGTCCGAGGGCCTGCGGACCGTCCTGGTGGAGAAGAAGGCGACCGGTGGGCAGGCCGGGCAGAGCTCCCGGATCGAGAACTACCTGGGCTTCCCCGACGGGGTGTCGGGCGCGCAGCTCACCGACCGGGCCCGGCGGCAGGCGCGCAAGTTCGGCGCCGAGGTGCTCACCGCCCGCGGCGTGGTGGCGCTGGAGACGCGCGGCTCGGCGCGGGTGGTCCGGTTCGAGGACGGCTCGGAGATCGCGGCGCACTCGATCGTGCTGGCGACCGGGGTGATGTACCGGGCGCTGGACGCCGAGGGCTGCGCCGACCTGACCGGGCGCGGCGTCTACTACGGGTCCGCGTCCACCGAGGCGCAGGCGTGCGAGGACGAGGACGTCTACATCGTCGGCGGGGCCAACTCGGCGGGCCAGGCGGCGGTGTTCTTCTCGCGGCACGCCCGTTCGGTGACCCTGCTGGTGCGGGGCAAGGACCTGGCGCAGTCGATGTCGCACTACCTGATCGAGCAGATCCGGGCGATCGACAACATCGACGTGCGGCTGCGCACGTCCGTCGTGGCGGCGCGCGGCGACCGGCACCTGGAGGAGCTGACGCTGTGCGAGGCCGGCAGCGGGAGGACCGAGACGGTCCCGACAGGCCACGTCTTCGTCTTCATCGGCGCCGCCCCGCACACCGACTGGCTGGGCGACACGCTGACCCGCGACGCGCACGGGTTCGTGTGCACCGGGCCCGACCTGCTGGTGGAGGGGCACCGCCCGGCGGGCTGGACGCTCGACCGCGACCCCTACTACCTGGAGTCCTCGGTCCCGGGGGTGTTCGTCGCCGGGGACGTCCGGGCGCAGTCGGTCAAGCGGGTCGCCTCCGCGGTCGGCGAGGGCGCCATGGCGGTGACCCTGGTGCATCGGTATCTGGAGGAACGATGA
- a CDS encoding ATP-binding protein, with amino-acid sequence MSEPRAEESHTLSADDLRTLFLFERLTPEQLEWVAAQGTVEAFRQGTAVFREGEPATCFYVLLTGTLRMTRAVRGDELEINTTDQRGVYCGATQFFLSDREEDQRYAASVYSVTDTTFFLLPAETFAERFRDWFPMPAHLLEGMFIGTRNTQLVVGQRERLLALGALSAGLTHELNNPAAAAVRATASLRERVAGMRHKLALLAQKDIEPGLLEQLIDVQERLVKRVADAPKLTALQIADREDELTDWLDEHGVADGWDLAPIFVPAGIEVTDLDEVGAAVGEDFLNAALRWLGYALETETLMGEIEDATGRISKLLGAAKQYSQMDRAPYQWIDVHEGLDSTLLMLSGKIGPGVRLVRDYDRTLPAVPAYAGELNQVWTNLIDNAVAAMGGTGTLTVTTRAADDRLMVEIRDSGPGIPPENRQRIFEPFFTTKPVGDGTGLGLDISWRIVVNRHHGDLRVESEPGDTRFQVLLPLNEREPLNERGPERT; translated from the coding sequence ATGAGCGAGCCGCGAGCGGAGGAGTCCCACACTCTGAGCGCCGACGACCTGCGGACGCTGTTCCTGTTCGAGCGGCTGACGCCCGAGCAGCTGGAGTGGGTCGCCGCGCAGGGGACGGTCGAGGCGTTCCGGCAGGGGACGGCCGTGTTCCGCGAGGGCGAGCCGGCGACCTGCTTCTACGTGCTGCTGACCGGGACGCTGCGGATGACCCGCGCCGTCCGCGGCGACGAGCTGGAGATCAACACCACCGACCAGCGCGGCGTGTACTGCGGCGCCACCCAGTTCTTCCTGAGCGACCGCGAGGAGGACCAGCGGTACGCGGCGTCGGTGTACTCGGTCACCGACACCACGTTCTTCCTGCTGCCCGCCGAGACGTTCGCCGAGCGGTTCCGCGACTGGTTCCCGATGCCCGCGCACCTGCTCGAAGGGATGTTCATCGGCACCCGCAACACCCAGCTGGTGGTCGGGCAGCGCGAGCGGCTGCTGGCCCTGGGCGCGTTGTCGGCCGGGCTCACCCACGAGCTGAACAACCCGGCGGCGGCGGCCGTCCGGGCAACGGCGTCGCTGCGCGAGCGGGTCGCGGGCATGCGGCACAAGCTGGCGCTGCTGGCCCAGAAGGACATCGAGCCGGGGCTGCTGGAGCAGCTGATCGACGTCCAGGAGCGCCTGGTCAAGCGGGTCGCCGACGCGCCGAAACTGACCGCGCTCCAGATCGCCGACCGGGAGGACGAGCTCACCGACTGGCTGGACGAGCACGGGGTGGCCGACGGCTGGGACCTGGCCCCGATCTTCGTCCCGGCCGGGATCGAGGTGACCGACCTGGACGAGGTGGGCGCGGCGGTCGGCGAGGACTTCCTGAACGCGGCGCTGCGCTGGCTCGGGTACGCCCTGGAGACCGAGACGCTGATGGGCGAGATCGAGGACGCCACCGGCCGGATCTCCAAGCTGCTGGGCGCGGCCAAGCAGTACTCCCAGATGGACCGGGCGCCGTACCAGTGGATCGACGTGCACGAGGGCCTGGACTCCACGCTGCTCATGCTCTCGGGCAAGATCGGCCCCGGGGTGCGGCTGGTCAGGGATTACGACCGCACGCTGCCCGCCGTCCCCGCCTACGCCGGGGAGCTCAACCAGGTGTGGACGAACCTGATCGACAACGCGGTGGCCGCGATGGGCGGTACGGGCACCCTCACCGTGACCACGCGGGCGGCCGACGACCGGCTGATGGTGGAGATCAGGGACTCCGGGCCGGGCATCCCGCCGGAGAACCGGCAGCGGATCTTCGAGCCGTTCTTCACCACCAAGCCGGTCGGCGACGGCACCGGCCTGGGCCTGGACATCTCCTGGCGGATCGTGGTCAACCGGCACCACGGTGACCTGCGGGTGGAGTCCGAGCCCGGCGACACCCGCTTCCAGGTCCTCCTGCCCCTGAACGAACGCGAGCCCCTGAACGAACGTGGGCCCGAACGAACGTGA